Part of the Lutra lutra chromosome 4, mLutLut1.2, whole genome shotgun sequence genome is shown below.
TAGACCAAGGACCGGGAAAACCTGGGATTTGGGGCTCCCAGCTTCACCAGGCAGGGTTTGGCAAGAAATGAGGCAGCAGGGTCAAGAGTTAACTTTGGGCCCATTCATGACCTCTGGGGAGCAGAGACAGTCACGGCTGGAGCAGAAAGACAGGCCCAGAGGCCTTCTGGACATGCCAAATCCTCACGTGGGGTGTCTCTGTCTATTCTGGGAGCCTTTCATTCTAACCGTAACAGGAACCCACGGGCACAGGGAAGCAAAGTCGAGATGGAGATCCGAGGTGAGTCTGAGCAGCCCCCCttgcttcctcccacctcctccccggCCTCACTTGATTAGCCCCGGTGCGGTGACCACGAGGTTGAGGAAGATGTGACAGCAGGTCTGCAGGCCGATCTCCACGCTGTCAGGCAGCACTGAGGTATCGTGGCCCGGGGACGTGAGCTCCCACTGCTGCAAGAAATACTTGCAGAGAAGTGAGGGGGCTCCCTCCTTGATCAGGATCTCCCGGGGCCCATCTTCGACAGTCAGGTGGCACCAGCCGGGCAGAAGGAGCCTAGGGGCGTGGAAGGAACAGACGTgtaaggggtggggagagatgaagGCACAAGGAGTCCCTTTTTTGGGGCATCCcacctgagagaaatgaaagcaggggGGAAGGACCCAGCTTTGTAGGTCCCGCAGAGAACATACACACGCTGTGGTCCTTCATGGGCCTGGGCTCAAACTTGGGCTCTGCCTTGTGGTGCGCGTGTGGGCCAGTTACTTTAACCTTGAGTCTCGGTTTGCTCATCCTGAACACACGGATGAGACTTGTCATAGATCTGCTGTGTGGACCGAATGAGATTGTTTTGTTAAAAGGTAGAGCAAAATGCCTGGCGTGTAGTAACTGCTCAATAAGCACAAGTTCTCTCTTTATAGACAAATCTGGGCCGGGCAAGTAAGACTTGGCTGAGCAGGAGTCCTGCGTGAACAAGCCCCCCCAAAACCCAGAAATAATCCTAAAGGAAAATTCATGCCCCAATCAGgaagcctggcacagagcagttcgggggggtgggggggaggaggtgTCCCCCTGTTACACTTTTCTTTAGAACAGTCTGGCTGGACAGACTCTAACTACAAACTCACCGGAGAGCATCCCCCGGCCAGGTGGGCCCTGGGGCGGTGGGGGAGATGGCCAGGGTGGCCACCTGCTGGGAGAGGTCATTCGCCTCCTCGGCCTCCTCGTAGAGGGTCTTGGCATAGCGCACAAGGAAGGGCAGCAGCTGGCAGACCTCCTTGCGCAGGGATGAGGTCTCCTCGGCCAGCCAGGCCCCCAGGATCCGCACCGAAGCAAACACAAAGggctccttctgcttctctggccCCACCTGTTGCCATGGGACCCCCGTGAGATGGAGCAGGACCAGAGACCCTCCCCGGCCGGGACAGCATGCCAGCCAGCCTAGGAATAACACAACTAGAAGGGAATTCTGGCCAGGGAGCCCCTCAAGAGGGAAGCCCAGTGtacccagcacctggcacacggTAAAGACGCACCCAGCAGGGGCCTAGCACAGAGCATGCCCTCAGGGCATGTCTGCTGGGGGAACTGGACTTCAGATATGTCCCCACACTCACTGGGGCtcaaccccccctccccacctctaaagTACCTCAAGGCTCCAACACAACTCACAGGTCCAAAGCTAATTAGACCCTCCCTCTATAGCAGCTCTGACCTGGGAGGAGTTAGCTGAACCTCTCCAGAGGCCAGGAACCAGCAGCCCCGCTCCTCTGCCCGGCTCTGGCACAGGTCTGCACATGCAGGTGCATGAAACAATGCGAGACATTGAGCCGAACAGACTGCTTCGATTTGGTGTGCGTGTGTACTGGGGGGAGGGTTGTGAGTGGGAAGTCACCgtgttgtgtgtgtgcgcgtgtgtgtgtattgtgaTGTGAGTGCACATATGGTGTGTGGTATGGTGCTTGTGTGGAGGctcaggggggagggagagggaggctcggCCACACTACTCCCGGGAATGCTGCAGGATCAGCCCTCAGAGTGGCATCTTGCCCTCTCCCCATTACTCCAGCCATACGTTCATGTCCCTCTTTGCCTTGCCTTCCAGCCCCCCACCGCCCTAGGCTCCCTGTGCGGGGCTGCTGTGCCCTCACCTGAAGCAGGTAGTGGATGACAGCCCCGATGGCCTCCTTCATGATGCTCACGAGCTGCACCTTCTGTGGCTCCTTGAGCAGCGACTGCTCACAGCGGGTGCACTCCTGGATCCCCAACTCCATGAGGGCGTAGCAGGCGGTCACCACATCCTCTTTCACTTCTGTGCCGGTCTCCTCCAGTGCCAGCCGTACCTCCACACATGCCAGATTCACCAACAGGGCCAGGAACTTGCTCCCGGAGTTGCCCACTGGGATCCAGTCGGAGCCGCAGGCGTGCGCCAGGCGGGCGGCCAGCTTTAGGGCGGGGTTGCGCTGCCAGGAGCTCAGCTTGCTGCCCAGGATGCGTGCCAGCCCGGCCTGCAGATCCCGGAGGCACTCAGAGGGCACGGTTGTCGGGGGCAGAAAGAGGGGCAGCAGCTGGCAGAGCTCAAACTTGCTGGCATCCTCGGCTTTCTGGAAATCTTCACTGAGGCCCCGTAACACAGCCAGGAGGTCAGGCTCCGCTTCCTTCCAGCACTGGGTCTCCGCAGCAGCCAGCAGCCCCACTAGAAGTGCCAGGGCCTGGTCAAAGCCATAGCCGTGGCCCAGGTATGCTTGACACAGGGCGGACACGGTGCCCCCAGCAATGAGGTGCCGGGGCCCACGGGGTGTGCCTGCCACAGCTGTCAGGCACTGGTAGGTGTCATCGATCATGGAACGGCGAGCAGCATCATCCGGGTCCCCCCGGGCAGTGAGGAAGGTGCTAAGGATGGGGATCTTGTTCAGGACCTGGGGATGGGCGGCCAGTTCAGGGTCACTGCAGAAGCAGGCCAGCAGGGCCACACCCAGGGCTCGGAGAACATGGTCGGGGCAGCCATCTGGTGCCTCCTTGGTGGTCAGGAGACGATTGGGGAAGGTGAAGCCTACAGCATCGAAGATCCGCCGCCGAGTTTTGGCATCGATGTCACCTGCTTTGACTGCCTTGGTCACCTAAGGGGGGTATGTGCTATCAGCGGGATGAAAGGAAGactgcccccctgccccctgggGGCGCTGACCGTTAGCAAGGTTGGGTCACGGAAGGGGACTCATGCGAGGGTCCAGAGGTCATTTCATccagctccttccctcccctgggtTGTGACCTCTGGGATCCCTCATCTGTGATTACCTCCACAAAAGGGAGGTCCAAGCCTCCTTAACTACTCATGCTTCATGTTTCATCGCCTGGTCATTTGGGAAGTTCTTCCTGGTATTTCATCTAGATGCCAACAACCCGAGTTGGGCTTCGATCTCAGTTTAAAATCTCCCATGGGTTTAGGGTCTCTCCCTAATTGCTCCCCCCAGGAGAAGCCTCTGATCCATTCCCGCCACCTTCTCAGGGGAAATGGCTCCTGTGTCTCGCCACTCTGCCTGTCAAAACATTTCCCCTTACATTTCACCTCAACACCTCCTCTGCTGCAGTGTGAGCCCTTGACTCTGGAGCCTTCTCCCTGTTGCCATGGCAAACAAGCAGCAACTGTACTCCCTCCTCCCTTCACCCCCCACACACCAACCCCCCCTTTCCCAGCACTGCAGCTCCTGCTCTGCTGGCCCCAGTGTGATTCTTCCGACAGGGCTAAGCCCCAAACCAGCATCCTCACCCTCAACCTACCTACTGCCTCCCGGCCATCCCCTGAGACCCCTTCCCAGTTACTTCTAGCTCTGCTGTTCTCTCCACCCCCAGAGCAATCATCTCCAGCCCTCAAGTACTCTGCACTAGTTACTACCTGCTGCTGTCATCCTATGAGTCAGCTCCCATCTGCTCCGGGACGCCCCAGAGTGCAGACCCAGGCAGCCTCCTCCGAGGCTCCTAGGGACCCAAGTCTTATTCACCCCCATTCTCCCCTTTGGCCCCATACTCAGGGGAGCAAAGAAGAGTCCAAAGGTAGGCTTCTGGGGCCTTCTTTGGTGCCTCCAGGAATGCCAGCAATCACCTATGTATCCTTGGGGACTTTTTGTCCCCATTCAAGGGGTCCCAACCACccagcccttcccacctcccaatTTTCAGTCAGTGCCTTACTAGCAGCAGGGCTGCAAACTGCTCGCTGTCATTCTTGGCCTCACGGAGGGCTCCCAGGTAGCGCTCCAGGGTGGGGTTCCGGCTCTCTGCCTGGTTCAGAGCTGGCTCGCAATCCGAGGCCATGATGCCCGCCTTGCCCAACTGTGAACACAAGAGGGACTGAGCATCCCTCtgcagaggaggggtgggggtgggagtggaggatggagggagggattaGCACAGAGGGAGGGATCAGGAGGGATGGGTTGCACAAGACTGACCTCCCTTGTGGCAGCCCCTTAAAGGCACTGGACCCTCAAGTCCTTAGGGATGAAGAAGGGACCCTGGTCCAAGGTCACCTCCAGAAAGCGGGAAGGAAGGGCCATGCATCCTGCTGCTCAGCTGGACAGCTCTCCTTACCAATTTCCCAGGAGTGGGAGGGGGCTGGCCCCACTGCTCAGCTGTCCCCTGGCACCAGAGGCTGGTTTAATCTCCCTCCACCCAGGCATATaccaggagggagaagggaggacagACAGGAAGGAATGGAGACATACATGGGTGAAGTTCGATTATCCGGACTCAGACTGACATGAGGGAAAAGGGCATCCTAggtttcccttcccctcccttctccagaaCAGGCAGGAGACAAGCTTCAGCAGAAGTGAGGATGCAGGGTGCTGACGAGGGAAGGCTTGGAGGCCCCTCTGGggaccccacccctccagccaggGCTCTCAATCGCCCCCGCAGGCTCCttgcctcctctcctttccctccctcgaGCAGaagctgcagcagcagcagcggcagcggcagcagcagaagcagcggTAGAATTAACCCTTCGCGTTCCCTCTTCTCGCCCTCCCTGCCCCGCTACCAGCCTGTGGATGCCGGCAGGGGCTGGAGAAGCAAGAAGGGGTCCCGGGTAGCTCCCAGGACAACGGAGAATCCAAAAGCCGGATAATCGAAGCGGGGCTGCTGAGATGGGGAgatgagaaggggaagagggtTCCTGGCGGTCACCACCTGTCCCGCCGCAGCCAGGTCACAACACGACATTGATGAAGTCACGACAGGGCGGCGATGAGATCACACTTCACGATGGCGCGGTGATGTCACGAAGAGATCACGGCAAAAATCACGACATGGACAGCCCCCAAAGATGACAgggcaaattaaaaatatatatatataggtatatattgaAAAGGGCTGTGACAAAATGGAGTCTCGACAGGGCACGATGATGTCGCGATATGGCGCGATGGAGTCGCGATAGGGTCCCCGGGGTGTGTCGGCATCGATCAGCGCCGGCTCGGCGAGGCCCCGGCTGGGATGTAGGGGAGGGCCTGAAGGGGGCTGAGCTCACCAGGCTGCGGCCCGGAGCGGCGAAATCTTCTCCGAGCTCGATGCTCCGGGAGCCTGGGGCCGCTGCTCACGCCGCTTTGCCCACTCCCGGCTCCAGGCGGCTGcagctccacccccacccccgcagcgcTCTCGACCAATCCACGGCGGCTTCACTCCGGGCTCTGGCCAATGGCACGCCTGGGCGCTAAGCCGTAGGGGGTGCTGCCGTTGCCGCCATCTTGGTTGTGGGTATTGCCCGAGTCCCGGGCCTGGGGCTCGCGGAGGGCAGGCGAAGGAGCAGACTTCTTGTGGAGAGCGGGAGGAGACAGCCTGGGGGGTCCAGGTTCCTTCGCTCGTGCGTAGTTCTGTCCCTCagcactgcccctcctccccctccggCTCGCGGCTGGACTTGAGCTTCCGGAGAGGGGGGGGTGTTCGGGAGGGCTGGTTAGCATGAAGAGTGTGTTTCCGGGTTGAGCccgggaggtgggaggaggcggCGTTTCCGGCCGCGGTCGCTGTCCTGGGAGGCTGAGGCGAGAGGGAGCTGTCCGGGTGGGGAGCCCGCActaccttcttccttttcctcctcctccggGTGAGGGGAGCGAAGGTTGGGGCCCCGACCCCATGGACCGGGAGGAGGCGGAGGCCGCCGAGAGCCGGGGCCCCGCTGTGTGGCCCTGAGCCCCGGTAGGTGGCCGGGGGCGGCTGGCTGCCAGGCCAAGGACCACGAGCTCAGGGGAGGGGCAAGCGGGACGGGCTCTTTCTGAGGGTGCGCTGGCCGGGTGTTGGGACCCGGAGGTGGCGCTCCTGGCCCGGCTAGGGCAGCCAGCTGCTTCTGGCTTTTTGCAGGTGCGGAGCTGGAGTCCCAGGCCAAACCCCGCTTCTCTCGGGCCCGGGCCTGGTCACGCAGCATCCTCCATCCCTTGACAGACTGACCGGTCTCGGGGCGCCGCTGTCCTTCCTCCCCTGACTTTGGCAGCCCCGCCCTTAGCTGCTGTCTCTTGTGTTTGGTCTCCTCACCAAGATAGAAAGTTGATGCGGAATAAGGGGGGCGGGGCTGAGCAGGGCGGGTAAATTACCCTGCGAAACCTGCCTTATTACGGACTTAGAAAATTATTCCCCACGGAGGGGTTCTGTGGTGTCTGCAATGAGCACAAAGGTGAAACGCAGGAAGTCAAAAGAGAAAACCTCGGGCGATTCTAGGAAAGCTTTTCCTCCTCTCGTCTCCTGGTGCTTGTGCTCAACCGACCATAGATGCAGTTAGTGTAGAGAATTAGCTGACTGTCCTTGTGCTTTCTTCTGTGATTAACAGACTGGGAGCTGGGAACAAACTGGAAAGACGGCCTCCCAGAACAATCTGTTCATTTTTCCAGCTATTTGGAAAACAATGTCTGCAAATATAAGCAGAGTTATTCATGGCAGTCTGTTCTGTAACTTTCCCAAATatcttgagacttttttttttttttaaagagctttattCTTGATTACTCATACCAGCTGAATAGGCTGTTTCAGACTTGCTCTGTCGTTGTTCAAACATATCTTATCGCTGTGTACATAAATGGAGTTCCACGTATGTAGCTGACAGACTGAACTATGATACATTCCCCCATCAACCTGAAGTATTAAGTAAACATTACCCCCTGCTCTGTCTGAACAGCTGCTGCAACAGAGAGTGCTTTTATTTCGGGTGTACTTGTAACGCCCCAAATGCCAAAACTATTGCAAGCTTTTCTAGATTTTCGTTTGTCAAGTAATGTGGGGGTGTGTGTTCTCTCCCTGGGTTTTTACCCTTTGATTCTATAACAAACCGTTTGGATCTTGGTGATGTGTTGTTCTTGCCTGTGGTCAGCGAGGCTTTGAGGACTCTAGCAGTGATTTGTGCCCTTAGGCAATTGTAGATTTCAGAGGCATGGCTGGTTGGGAGTTCACAGGAAAAgagctctgcctctctcttatgCACGGCTTGTAAGACATTGCACTTATAATCGGCTTGCTAATTCAATGGTGTTTATTACTCCCATTTTCAAAACCTATTCATGTCTTTTATGCTTCTATCGCCCACCTGTCACGCTATTGATGACAGGTGTTGAGTCACTTTGAGTTTAAAATCCTTTTGTGGTAGGCAGAAATGTGTTGGGTAAGAtccgtacacacacacacacacactctctctctctctctctttctctctccctccctgttccaTCTTGGAAGGCTAGAGAAGTTGCTGGATAGACTTTCTAACTTAGGCTCCATTTCATAATCTCTTGAACATGTCACTGGCCGGCACATCTTTCAGCTCCCTGCTCCCTAACGTACAACTTCAGAACTAGTAGAAATCAGAATGGATGGAAGTGAATGAGGAAGAAGTCCTTCAGATGCTTGAGGCTAGGTGAAGACCTTTTCTTGGGTGGGCTGTACGTCAGTTTTGCagctgtgtgtgcatgtctgtgtgtgcatgtgtctacTTTCTGGTCTTAGTTAATATTGATCCCCAGCCTTTGTGACGCCAGTACCCTTGTATGTTGGCTGCGGTTGGCGGTTGGAGTTATTTGCCACATGTGGGTGACAGGTGCACATTTAGGACAGAAGAATTTGAATTGCTTCTTCAGAACTCACCCAATCTTCATGATATTGCCGAGatttatgtaataatttataCAGTGTAGGGAAGTTGTATAAGACAGATGAAACAGatgacaattattttttctctggaAGGGACCTAAATTATCTGGCTCCTAGATTCTGGAATAGCCAGAAAAATATCTAGCACATAGTAAGGGCtgtgcaaatatttgttgagtgtaCCTATGAATTCAAGTCAGGAATTGCAAATGATTCTAGAGATCAGGGAGGTGACATCGAAGTATAACGTGGATAGATTTTTAAGATCATAGTGGTGGGACAATAGTAAATGGGAGAGTGCATGCGTTTCCTGAAGACAGtcacatgaaaattttttttaaagcacagctAGACAAAACACTCAGGTGCTCAACTCTGGTAGTCCAAACTCTTCATAGATAAGAAGGTGTGTTTGGTCAAAGTCAGAAAGCTCTTAGTGGCAGAACTGGAACTGAAACTCTTTAGGCTGGTGTTTTCCATTCTTCCTCACAGGTGATTTACTGTTAGCttagaaaataatagaatgtaAAATGTTTCAGTTTTACAGTGGATTCATTTCATATCCCTTGCTATGTTTTTATCCTGATAATTATAGGCTTTGTCAAGGCTCAGGTTTAAAATTTACAGGCAGGTATGAACAGTGAAAGACAAACTTGAAATTTCTCTTCCCCCTAATCTGTCACATTCTCTAGCACTCTTCATTTCCAGGAATCAATTATTAATTACTTGGCatataatttcttctctttctgtctttatagtGAATTGGTTCCGCCTGTCTGGAAGGCCATGGAGAAGAGGCTGGGAGTCAAGCCAAGCCCTGCTTCCTGGATTTTATTGGGATTTTGTTGGCAGATAACCGTGAAATGGTTGAGAAGCCTGTACCCGTTTTATACTTGCTTCTGCTTCAGTGCTCTGTGGTTGTCAACAGGtaccattttctttatatagattTAAGATAAAAGGGCACTTTGCATGAGTCTTTCAGTTCATATTAAAGACAAGTAGGAGGCAGAAAAGTAATTTGCTAATTGACAGAAATGGTCATcctttgtattttaagattttatttatttatgtgtcagagagagagagtgagcacaagcagcggaagcagaaggcagaggaagaagcaggctccccactgagcaaggatcccaatgggggacttgatgtggggctcaatcccaggaccctgggatcaggacctgagccgaaggcagatgcttaaccgactgagccacccaggagtctgaATGGTCATCCTTTTGGTGGACATTTAGTTTGTTGGGTTTGGAAACACAATTAAAATTGAGTTCTTTTTTGTAAAGGGGGATTGGCGTGATCGTTTTAAGATTTGGTGAAGatgtaaatgaagagaaaaacatttgaaagttgGAAAGACCTGAGTTCTGGAGCTGGATGTTTCTACTTACTATGAAAACTTGAGCAAGTTACCTATTATCTGTAAAGAAGGCTAAGATTTACCTTATAGGTTGATATGAGAGACACTGTAATTAAAGTGTGTTGTACAGCCCTGTGaaaataggtgctcagtaaatgattctttgcttcctttcctttcctaaagTCATCTTCACTTGTAAGAAGAATGCTTTCTTCCTAGAGATTATTTCGCCAGGCTAGAACCTCTTGCCAGGAAAGAGTGTGAAgaagtcctctttcttttctttcattttttccctttcagttctTCTTTTGACATTGTTCTTTGCAGAGTATGGAATGTGAGAGAAGAGCAGTTTCAGAAAGACTTCACAGTATGCTGCCATTCTGGGCAGTGACAAAGCTTTGTGTTGTAGAGTCCACTGTCTGGGATAGCTAATCAACCTTTTGGCTCCTGTAATTCCAAAGATTTCTGTTGCTTTCCCAAAGGAATTGGTGGTCGTGATCTAGAGAATCAAGTAATTACTGTATTTAGCAATTTCAGTAACATCagctttggggtttttgttgtctTGCAGTGGTGGTTGATGATTGCATAATTATAGCAGTGGAAATTGCAGTTGACAGAAAGCTGACCTAAATGTTTTTTTACCCAGATGATGCTTTGCTGGGACAGCTAACTGTTTCAGGCCAACATTTTATGTAAGATCATTTGAGTTAAATAAGTAACTGATTTAGCACTATCAGAGTAGGAAAATCGCATTTTTTGAAGAGTACCTACCAAATACCAGGCCCTTGGTTATAAACGTTACATAgcttatctcacttaatcctcacaataatcctaAAACAGGTAGTTTTAGtctcattttatacataaattgaggcccagagag
Proteins encoded:
- the NCDN gene encoding neurochondrin gives rise to the protein MSCCDLAAAGQLGKAGIMASDCEPALNQAESRNPTLERYLGALREAKNDSEQFAALLLVTKAVKAGDIDAKTRRRIFDAVGFTFPNRLLTTKEAPDGCPDHVLRALGVALLACFCSDPELAAHPQVLNKIPILSTFLTARGDPDDAARRSMIDDTYQCLTAVAGTPRGPRHLIAGGTVSALCQAYLGHGYGFDQALALLVGLLAAAETQCWKEAEPDLLAVLRGLSEDFQKAEDASKFELCQLLPLFLPPTTVPSECLRDLQAGLARILGSKLSSWQRNPALKLAARLAHACGSDWIPVGNSGSKFLALLVNLACVEVRLALEETGTEVKEDVVTACYALMELGIQECTRCEQSLLKEPQKVQLVSIMKEAIGAVIHYLLQVGPEKQKEPFVFASVRILGAWLAEETSSLRKEVCQLLPFLVRYAKTLYEEAEEANDLSQQVATLAISPTAPGPTWPGDALRLLLPGWCHLTVEDGPREILIKEGAPSLLCKYFLQQWELTSPGHDTSVLPDSVEIGLQTCCHIFLNLVVTAPGLIKRDACFTSLMNTLMTSLPSLVQQHGRLLLAANVATLGLLMARLLSTSPALQGTPASRGFFAAAILFLSQSHVARATPGSDQAVLVLSPDYEGIWADLQELWFLGMQAFTGCVPLLPWLAPAALRSRWPQELLQLLASVSPNSVKPEMVAAYQGVLVELARANRLCREAMRLQAGEETASHYRMAALEQCLSEP